One window of the Balaenoptera ricei isolate mBalRic1 chromosome X, mBalRic1.hap2, whole genome shotgun sequence genome contains the following:
- the DLG3 gene encoding disks large homolog 3 isoform X6 yields the protein MMNSSMSSGSGSLRTSEKRSLYVRALFDYDRTRDSCLPSQGLSFSYGDILHVINASDDEWWQARLVTPHGESEQIGVIPSKKRVEKKERARLKTVKFHARTGMIESNRSIKTKRKKSFRLSRKFPFYKSKENMAQESSVQEQGVTSNTSDSESSSKGQEDAILSYEPVTRQEIHYARPVIILGPMKDRVNDDLISEFPHKFGSCVPHTTRPRRDNEVDGQDYHFVVSREQMEKDIQDNKFIEAGQFNDNLYGTSIQSVRAVAERGKHCILDVSGNAIKRLQQSQLYPIAIFIKPKSIEALMEMNRRQTYEQANKIYDKAMKLEQEFGEYFTAIVQGDSLEEIYNKIKQIIEDQSGHYIWVPSPEKL from the exons ATGATGAACAGCAGTATGAGCTCTGGGTCTGGGTCCCTGCGAACGAGTGAGAAGAGGTCCTTGTATGTCAG GGCCTTGTTTGATTATGACCGGACTCGGGACAGCTGCCTGCCGAGCCAAGGCCTCAGCTTCTCCTATGGTGACATTCTACATGTCATTAACGCGTCTGATGATGAGTGGTGGCAGGCGAGACTGGTGACCCCCCATGGAGAAAGTGAGCAAATTGGTGTGATCCCCAGTAAGAAGAG ggtggaaaagaaagaaagggctcGATTGAAAACCGTGAAGTTTCATGCCAGGACGGGGATGATTGAGTCTAACAGG TCGATCAAAACGAAACGTAAAAAGAGTTTCCGCCTCTCTCGAAAGTTTCCATTTTACAAGAGCAAAGAAAACATGGCCCAGGAGAGCAGCGTACAGGAAC AGGGAGTGACATCCAACACCAGTGACAGCGAAAGCAGTTCCA AAGGACAAGAGGATGCTATTTTGTCATATGAGCCAGTGACACGGCAAGAAA TTCACTATGCAAGGCCTGTCATCATCCTGGGCCCAATGAAGGACAGAGTCAACGATGACCTGATTTCGGAGTTCCCGCATAAATTTGGATCCTGTGTACCAC ATACTACCCGGCCTCGGCGTGATAATGAAGTGGATGGGCAAGACTACCACTTTGTGGTCTCCCGAGAACAGATGGAGAAGGATATTCAGGACAACAAGTTCATCGAGGCAGGCCAATTCAACGATAATCTCTATGGGACCAGCATCCAGTCAGTGAGGGCAGTTGCAGAGAGG GGCAAGCACTGCATCTTAGATGTTTCTGGCAATGCTATCAAGAGGCTGCAGCAGTCACAACTTTACCCCATTGCCATTTTCATCAAGCCCAAGTCTATTGAAGCGCTTAT GGAAATGAACCGACGGCAGACATATGAACAAGCAAATAAGATCTATGACAAAGCCATGAAACTGGAGCAGGAGTTTGGAGAATACTTCACAG CCATTGTACAGGGTGACTCACTGGAAGAGATTtataacaaaatcaaacaaatcaTTGAGGACCAGTCTGGGCACTACATTTGGGTCCCATCCCCTGAAAAACTCTGA